One genomic region from Candidatus Nomurabacteria bacterium encodes:
- the typA gene encoding translational GTPase TypA has protein sequence MDTNVNQDSNKIRNIAIIAHVDHGKTTLVDGLLKQSHTFRENQAEMSQELIMDSGDQERERGITITAKVTAVQHGDYRINIIDTPGHADFSGEVERTLNMADGCILIVDAQEGPMPQTKFVLGKALASELKPIVIINKIDKPGSRIKEVEDELADLFLELAVHEDQLHYPVYYAIGREGKAWDDIPDDVGANTDLEPIFKAIIDQIPAPVVELDKPFQMLVTALAWDSYKGKYAIGRITRGSIGAGGQVSLCKKDGSIAKAKVDNVFMSQGVSKFEVSKGIAGDIVQITGIADAQIGETVADVDAPEALPVLEIEEPTLKIYLGPNTSPFKGTEGEFSTSRQIGERLNKELEINVGLRVEDQGIGFLVSGRGELHLSVLIETMRREGYEFEVGRPQVVTREKDGQIEEPLEELLIEVPAEYVGAVQMELGARRAELVEQFASPKGVTKLVYKLPTRALLGLRNILITKTKGTIVMNSLMIGYQELGADIQQIRNGVLVAFETGTTTPYALQMAEDRGEVFVGPAEKVYAGQIVGLNKRQDDLEMNVCKAKHLTNMRSSSSDGVVQLTPPTILSLEQCLDFIEKDELLEVTPKNLRLRKKELDHNKRKRQNKQ, from the coding sequence ATGGATACAAACGTAAACCAAGATTCAAACAAAATCCGTAACATTGCTATTATTGCTCATGTTGATCATGGTAAGACAACTTTGGTAGACGGATTACTCAAACAGTCGCATACTTTCAGGGAAAATCAGGCAGAAATGAGTCAAGAGCTGATTATGGATAGTGGTGACCAAGAGCGAGAGCGTGGCATCACCATCACGGCAAAGGTTACGGCCGTTCAGCACGGTGATTACCGAATTAACATTATTGATACTCCGGGACATGCCGATTTTTCAGGTGAGGTTGAGCGAACATTGAATATGGCCGATGGATGTATTTTGATCGTTGACGCTCAAGAGGGCCCTATGCCTCAAACTAAATTTGTTCTTGGCAAGGCCTTGGCTTCAGAGCTAAAACCAATTGTTATTATCAACAAAATAGATAAACCAGGCAGTCGCATTAAAGAAGTTGAAGACGAACTGGCTGATTTATTTTTAGAATTGGCTGTTCATGAAGACCAACTGCACTACCCGGTATACTACGCAATTGGACGTGAAGGAAAAGCCTGGGATGACATACCAGATGATGTCGGGGCTAATACAGATCTAGAACCAATATTTAAAGCTATAATTGATCAAATTCCGGCACCAGTTGTTGAATTAGATAAACCTTTTCAAATGTTAGTTACGGCACTTGCCTGGGATAGCTATAAGGGTAAGTATGCTATCGGACGCATTACCAGAGGGTCTATTGGCGCAGGTGGTCAAGTATCTTTGTGTAAGAAAGACGGCTCAATTGCTAAAGCCAAAGTAGATAATGTTTTTATGAGCCAGGGAGTTAGTAAATTTGAGGTTTCTAAGGGAATCGCCGGTGATATTGTGCAGATAACCGGTATTGCAGATGCTCAAATTGGTGAAACGGTTGCCGATGTTGATGCGCCGGAAGCTTTGCCAGTGTTAGAAATTGAAGAGCCGACTCTAAAGATTTATCTAGGGCCAAATACCTCGCCGTTTAAAGGCACTGAAGGCGAGTTCAGCACTTCTAGGCAAATTGGAGAACGTTTAAATAAGGAACTAGAGATTAATGTTGGTTTGAGGGTTGAAGATCAGGGAATTGGCTTTTTGGTGTCGGGCAGGGGAGAATTACATCTTAGTGTTTTGATAGAAACCATGCGCCGTGAAGGTTATGAATTCGAGGTGGGACGCCCCCAGGTGGTTACGCGCGAAAAAGATGGGCAAATTGAAGAACCTCTCGAAGAATTATTAATTGAAGTTCCAGCAGAATATGTCGGTGCTGTTCAGATGGAACTAGGTGCTCGTCGAGCTGAGTTGGTGGAACAGTTTGCTAGTCCTAAAGGTGTTACGAAGTTGGTGTACAAGTTGCCAACGCGGGCTTTGCTTGGTTTGCGTAACATTTTAATTACTAAAACTAAGGGCACTATTGTGATGAATAGTTTGATGATTGGCTATCAGGAACTAGGTGCTGATATACAACAAATAAGAAATGGTGTATTAGTGGCTTTTGAAACTGGCACGACAACACCGTATGCCTTGCAAATGGCTGAGGATCGAGGAGAGGTTTTTGTTGGTCCTGCTGAAAAGGTTTATGCTGGGCAAATAGTAGGTTTAAATAAGCGCCAGGACGATCTAGAAATGAATGTTTGCAAGGCAAAACATTTAACAAACATGAGGAGCTCTTCTTCTGATGGGGTCGTGCAACTAACTCCCCCAACTATTTTAAGCTTGGAACAATGCCTGGACTTTATTGAAAAAGACGAACTTCTAGAAGTCACACCTAAGAATTTACGCTTGCGCAAAAAAGAGCTCGACCATAACAAACGCAAACGCCAAAACAAACAATAA
- a CDS encoding NAD(P)-dependent oxidoreductase: MKETDIFIVGANGQLGTALRQKYPNAKSADSDTLDITDRKSVENYDWSGIKVLINSAAYTNVNGAETPKGRTATWAVNATAVGNLAQVARQNNITLVHISTDYVFDGTITPHLEDEPFSPLSVYGASKASGDLLVSTLQNYYILRTSWVIGEGKNFVRTMLDLAHKGINPSVVNDQIGRLTFTGELVKAIDFILSTKAPFGTYNITNDGQSTSWAEITKTIYRLSNLTNTVTGVSTKDYYKDKQGIAPRPLQSELSLDKIKSLGYKPQPWLEALKEYLTKNPGN; encoded by the coding sequence ATGAAAGAAACAGATATTTTCATAGTGGGGGCGAATGGGCAATTGGGTACAGCACTACGGCAAAAATACCCTAATGCCAAGTCCGCCGATTCCGATACTTTAGATATAACAGATAGAAAGTCCGTAGAAAACTACGATTGGTCTGGCATAAAAGTGCTGATTAACTCTGCGGCTTATACCAATGTCAATGGAGCTGAAACACCCAAAGGAAGGACTGCTACTTGGGCGGTTAATGCTACGGCTGTTGGAAATCTAGCCCAGGTTGCGAGACAAAATAATATTACGCTTGTTCATATCTCTACAGACTATGTGTTTGATGGCACGATCACTCCTCACTTAGAAGACGAACCTTTTAGCCCCCTTAGTGTATACGGAGCTAGCAAGGCATCAGGTGATTTATTGGTCTCAACTTTACAAAACTACTATATACTGCGCACGTCATGGGTAATCGGCGAAGGCAAAAACTTTGTGCGCACCATGCTCGATCTAGCTCATAAAGGCATTAATCCATCCGTTGTAAATGATCAGATTGGCAGACTTACCTTCACTGGCGAACTGGTTAAAGCTATTGATTTCATATTGTCAACGAAAGCGCCGTTCGGTACCTACAATATAACAAATGATGGACAATCAACGTCATGGGCAGAAATCACTAAAACTATATATAGGCTATCAAATCTAACTAATACTGTGACTGGTGTGTCAACAAAAGACTATTATAAAGATAAACAAGGTATTGCTCCACGTCCACTACAAAGTGAACTATCGCTGGATAAAATTAAATCGCTTGGATACAAACCACAACCTTGGCTAGAGGCTCTAAAAGAATACCTAACTAAAAATCCTGGTAATTAA
- a CDS encoding ATP-binding protein, with protein MIDRNLEPHLINAISEGFVTVLYGARQVGKTTLSKKLLTSSQNGLYLNCDDPVIVRQLQNQSLNNLQRLLSNTDLVVIDEAQRVENIGLTAKLIHDNLPNIKLLLTGSSSLDLANKTKEPLTGRSVELLLYPLGLKEVSKNLLSGNNNLERLLIHGGYPGLWGMNLEDSANRARDIANRYLYKDSFALGTIYDQTVIDNLLRLLAHQIGNEVSYSELATHLEISKETVMRYIDLLEKAFIVFRRPQYRKNQRSLIGRLRKVYFYDLGMRNALIDDFRDLHLRNDVGQLWENFVLVERLKLHQNEQKFVRSYYWRSRDRQEIDLIEEVAQETHAYECKWKKQSKIPAGFRSSYPSVSTEFITKENYWDYI; from the coding sequence ATGATAGATCGCAATTTGGAACCACATCTTATTAATGCTATAAGTGAGGGATTTGTTACCGTGCTATATGGCGCACGACAAGTAGGCAAAACTACTCTCTCGAAAAAACTATTGACCAGTTCACAAAATGGCTTGTATCTTAACTGTGATGACCCAGTAATTGTCCGACAACTACAAAATCAATCGCTCAATAACTTGCAACGACTTCTTAGCAACACAGATTTGGTTGTTATTGATGAAGCACAGCGTGTAGAAAACATCGGCCTAACCGCCAAACTTATCCACGACAACCTACCAAATATAAAATTACTCCTTACCGGTAGCTCTAGCCTAGATCTAGCTAACAAAACCAAAGAACCTCTGACTGGCAGATCTGTCGAGCTATTGCTTTACCCACTCGGACTCAAAGAAGTGTCAAAAAATCTACTGTCAGGGAATAATAATCTCGAGAGATTACTGATACATGGTGGGTATCCTGGGTTGTGGGGCATGAACCTAGAAGACTCAGCTAACAGAGCTAGAGATATAGCTAATCGATATCTGTACAAAGATTCTTTTGCACTGGGCACAATATACGACCAGACCGTTATCGACAACCTGTTGAGGTTGTTAGCTCATCAAATAGGCAATGAGGTCAGCTACAGTGAACTGGCAACACATTTAGAAATCAGTAAAGAAACTGTCATGCGCTATATCGACTTGCTAGAAAAGGCCTTCATAGTCTTTAGACGCCCTCAATACCGCAAGAACCAAAGATCTCTGATTGGCAGACTAAGAAAAGTGTATTTTTATGATCTTGGTATGCGCAATGCGCTTATAGATGATTTTAGAGATCTCCATCTGCGAAACGATGTTGGTCAACTCTGGGAGAATTTTGTATTAGTAGAGCGACTTAAATTGCATCAGAACGAACAAAAATTCGTACGTAGCTACTACTGGCGTTCACGCGATAGGCAAGAAATTGACCTTATAGAGGAGGTCGCCCAAGAGACTCATGCCTATGAATGTAAATGGAAAAAACAATCCAAAATACCAGCCGGTTTTAGATCGTCATACCCTAGCGTAAGCACGGAATTTATCACTAAGGAGAATTATTGGGACTACATATGA
- a CDS encoding dTDP-4-dehydrorhamnose 3,5-epimerase family protein produces MSSEIKVTESPITGLFVIDLVVYGDNRGWFKENYQKTKMEALGLPAFDIVQNNFSYNEKVGVTRGLHAEPWEKFISVANGRVFGAWVDLRKGSSYGKVFTAEITPNIAIFVPRGVANGYQTLEENVTYTYLVNDHWSPNSKYTLINLFDPALDIKWPIAQKHAIVSEKDLSHPFLKDTLEI; encoded by the coding sequence ATGTCGAGTGAAATAAAAGTTACTGAATCACCTATCACAGGGCTATTTGTTATTGATTTAGTTGTATATGGCGACAATAGGGGCTGGTTCAAAGAAAATTATCAAAAAACAAAAATGGAAGCTCTTGGGCTACCTGCATTTGATATTGTTCAAAATAATTTTTCCTACAACGAAAAGGTTGGGGTTACGCGTGGACTTCATGCTGAACCTTGGGAAAAATTTATTTCAGTAGCTAACGGAAGAGTTTTTGGTGCATGGGTAGATCTACGCAAAGGATCTAGTTATGGAAAAGTGTTTACTGCTGAAATTACTCCAAATATAGCAATCTTCGTTCCACGAGGAGTTGCTAACGGCTACCAAACTCTTGAAGAAAATGTAACATACACATACTTGGTCAATGATCACTGGTCACCTAACTCAAAATACACCCTAATAAATCTATTCGATCCAGCCCTTGATATCAAATGGCCGATAGCACAGAAGCATGCAATCGTGTCTGAAAAAGACCTCAGTCACCCATTTCTTAAAGATACTTTAGAAATATAA
- the rfbB gene encoding dTDP-glucose 4,6-dehydratase: MQKILVTGGCGFIGSNFVHYLAKERPNIHITVLDALTYAGNQKNISNLDPKQLTFVHGNICNQTLVDKLVSETDAIVHFAAESHNDNSLFDPKPFLDTNIVGTYTLLEAVRKHDKRFHHISTDEVYGDLELDDPAKFTPNTPYNPSSPYSSTKAGSDLLVRAWVRSFGVKATISNCSNNYGPYQHVEKFIPRQITEIIEGRKPKLYGDGKNVRDWIHAEDHSSGVLRILENGKIGETYLIGANGEQNNKAVIEQILTIMGKPKDDYDHVTDRPGHDLRYAIDNSKIVNELGWKPKFTDFEQGLRETIKWYEQNEKWWKPQKNITESKYQKSGHRS; encoded by the coding sequence ATGCAGAAGATTCTAGTAACTGGAGGTTGTGGGTTTATCGGATCAAACTTTGTGCATTATCTTGCAAAAGAGCGTCCAAATATTCATATAACCGTGCTCGATGCTTTAACATATGCAGGCAATCAAAAAAACATATCAAACCTTGACCCCAAACAACTGACTTTTGTTCATGGTAATATCTGTAATCAGACCCTGGTGGACAAACTAGTTTCCGAAACCGATGCCATAGTTCATTTTGCTGCTGAATCGCATAATGATAATTCTTTGTTTGATCCAAAACCATTTCTGGATACAAATATTGTTGGAACCTACACCCTGCTTGAAGCAGTTCGCAAACACGATAAGCGTTTTCACCATATTTCTACAGATGAAGTCTATGGGGATTTAGAGCTGGACGACCCTGCCAAATTCACCCCTAATACTCCCTATAATCCATCAAGCCCTTACTCAAGCACTAAAGCAGGCTCTGATTTATTGGTACGAGCTTGGGTAAGGAGTTTCGGGGTTAAAGCTACGATTTCTAATTGTTCTAATAACTATGGCCCCTACCAACATGTTGAAAAATTCATTCCACGCCAAATTACCGAAATTATCGAGGGTCGCAAACCTAAGCTATATGGTGATGGGAAAAACGTTAGGGACTGGATCCATGCCGAAGATCACTCCTCGGGAGTTTTAAGAATACTTGAAAACGGCAAGATTGGTGAAACTTACCTTATTGGAGCAAACGGTGAGCAAAACAATAAGGCTGTTATCGAACAGATTCTTACAATCATGGGCAAACCAAAAGACGACTATGATCATGTCACTGATCGTCCCGGGCATGATCTACGTTATGCTATTGATAACTCAAAGATCGTCAACGAACTTGGCTGGAAACCAAAGTTCACTGATTTTGAGCAAGGCCTTAGAGAGACTATTAAGTGGTATGAACAAAACGAAAAATGGTGGAAGCCTCAAAAAAATATCACAGAATCTAAATATCAAAAATCTGGTCATAGATCTTAG
- a CDS encoding phosphomannomutase/phosphoglucomutase has protein sequence MDQIFKAYDVRGKVGSELTPDVVNSIGKAVANWLPTKGSVAVGRDMRPDSEELAKAMINGLVNQGRDVIDVGQVTSDMIYFSAGFYNLAGGIMITASHNPGEYNGIKFCGEQAKPIGIESGLAEIRDLAITNTWQAKPEGTISQKDVINDWLNHVLSFIDIDKLKPLKVIIDAGNGMAGKIIPHLEPRLPLEVTEMYFELDGTFPNHIANPIEPANIQDLINRVKTENADVGVAFDGDGDRAVLIDENGHAISGTALTAMLADFFLQQDPNQTILYNATCGWIVPEIVKSYGGTAIRTKVGHSYIKAEMRKHNAIFAGESSGHYYFRDNYNADSGLIACVVALYVLSISNKPLSSLVSQFNKYHHIAETNFEVKDKQAMITRISKLFKDNKQDTLDGLTVWFDDAWINIRPSNTEPILRLNIEAKTKDKLNQLVDKVTTHIKN, from the coding sequence ATGGATCAAATATTTAAAGCTTATGATGTTCGCGGTAAGGTTGGTAGCGAGTTAACACCTGATGTTGTTAATAGTATTGGTAAAGCAGTTGCAAATTGGTTACCAACTAAAGGGTCTGTGGCGGTTGGGAGAGACATGCGCCCAGACTCTGAGGAGCTAGCTAAAGCTATGATTAACGGTCTAGTTAATCAAGGTCGTGACGTTATTGATGTCGGCCAAGTTACTAGTGATATGATTTACTTTTCAGCAGGATTTTATAACCTTGCTGGAGGAATTATGATTACAGCTAGCCATAATCCAGGGGAGTATAACGGAATTAAGTTCTGTGGCGAACAAGCCAAACCAATCGGCATTGAATCTGGACTGGCAGAAATACGCGACCTAGCAATAACTAATACTTGGCAAGCAAAACCAGAAGGCACTATTTCGCAGAAAGATGTTATAAACGACTGGCTAAATCATGTCTTGAGTTTTATTGATATCGATAAGCTCAAACCCCTGAAGGTTATCATCGATGCCGGCAACGGAATGGCCGGAAAAATAATACCCCACCTGGAACCCCGTTTGCCTCTTGAGGTTACCGAAATGTACTTTGAGCTCGACGGAACATTTCCTAATCATATCGCCAATCCTATCGAACCAGCCAATATTCAAGACTTAATTAACCGCGTAAAAACAGAGAATGCCGACGTTGGTGTGGCTTTTGATGGTGATGGCGACCGTGCAGTTCTGATTGATGAGAACGGACATGCTATTAGTGGCACAGCTCTTACGGCCATGCTAGCTGATTTCTTTCTGCAACAAGACCCTAATCAAACAATTCTTTATAACGCCACATGTGGCTGGATTGTTCCAGAAATAGTGAAGAGTTACGGAGGAACCGCCATTCGCACTAAAGTAGGTCACTCGTACATAAAGGCAGAAATGCGCAAACACAATGCTATTTTTGCTGGAGAAAGTAGTGGTCATTATTATTTTAGAGATAATTACAACGCTGATTCGGGCCTAATTGCCTGTGTTGTTGCGTTGTATGTTCTATCTATCAGTAACAAACCCCTGTCTAGTCTTGTAAGTCAGTTTAATAAATATCACCATATTGCCGAAACCAACTTTGAAGTTAAAGACAAACAAGCCATGATCACAAGAATATCCAAGCTATTTAAAGATAACAAACAAGATACGTTGGATGGATTGACAGTTTGGTTTGATGACGCCTGGATTAATATTCGGCCCAGCAATACCGAACCAATTCTACGACTCAATATTGAAGCCAAAACCAAAGACAAACTTAATCAGCTTGTTGACAAAGTCACTACGCACATCAAAAATTAA